From a region of the Osmia lignaria lignaria isolate PbOS001 chromosome 1, iyOsmLign1, whole genome shotgun sequence genome:
- the Pet117 gene encoding cytochrome c oxidase assembly factor-like has protein sequence MSLASKVTFALCCATSIGIAGYVHYKQEYDRKQLHLGVERDIERQERRKVQNLYMLEQQRHLTKQLRQVQEREQLQTS, from the exons ATGTCATTAGCATCAAAAGTTACATTCGCGTTATGTTGTGCAACATCAATTGGTATAGCAGGTTATGTGCATTATAAACAGGAATATGATAG AAAACAGCTTCATTTAGGTGTTGAACGTGATATTGAACGACAAGAACGTCGAAAAGTACAAAATTTGTATATGCTTGAACAGCAGAGACATTTAACTAAACAATTACGACAAGTTCAAGAGCGGGAACAACTTCAAACTTCGTAA
- the lin-52 gene encoding DREAM core complex component lin-52 has translation MNVMTTEEPVDQPDLICVEESLMSLEKLDRASPDLWPEQIPGVNEFVAQHSPQTEPSSWASGLTPDDINQLHQLGNLSMNGLISEVKKLHDMAYQLGLEEAKEMTRGKYLNIFKHKQ, from the exons ATGAACGTAATGACTACTGAAGAACCAGTAGACCAACCAG ACTTAATTTGTGTGGAAGAAAGTTTAATGAGTTTAGAAAAATTAGATAGAGCATCACCGGATTTATGGCCTGAACAAA TTCCAGGTGTAAATGAGTTTGTTGCTCAACATTCGCCACAAACTGAGCCATCATCCTGGGCTTCCGGTCTCACACCAGATGATATAAACCAGTTGCATC AATTAGGAAACTTATCAATGAATGGTTTAATATctgaagtaaaaaaattacacgACATGGCCTATCAATTAGGATTGGAAGAAGCAAAAGAGATGACACGTGGGAAgtacttaaatattttcaagcaTAAACAATAA
- the LOC117606198 gene encoding PI-PLC X domain-containing protein 1, which translates to MIRCTVYVLLLLLIAIISGILTSDIRNSSPENWQSRIGILLSPLISQSKTREIEIYWNNLNIQPGDKISLYEVHPLGSSIVVYQVIPESPNGRQRTGIYAEYIPSSNLSFVQECIKYEVTWLTEKGIKMKNCLKTQPTWMKDRKHMLGNLTMSQVFLPGTHDSASYDEEAKRMNIISNFAITQDTDVLGQLIYGVRYLDIRIGRYPHTDEIWWTNHGPFYRSVPLKTVIDQVKTFLDNTEEIVIFDIHEFPIGFDNIWEHSELVSYLENQFRDYYLNHDQGWSTSLNDIWSTGRRLIIGYENSWMIHDHGTVWPCVIHQWGNVRTVEDLYKYLNTIESNRANKLRPRSAMAELTANINAILFNPFGSLRDMAYKVNLNVTNWYSTIWQYSANIVAVDFVRGSDIVEVAIKSNENRHLCCL; encoded by the exons atgattcgATGTACAGTATATGTATTATTGCTTCTTTTGATAGCGATAATTAGCGGGATTTTAACTTCTGATATTCGCAACTCATCTCCTGAGAACT GGCAATCCCGTATCGGTATACTTCTTTCGCCACTAATCTCGCAATCAAAAACCCGCGAGATTGAGATTTATTGGAACAACCTAAACATCCAACCTGGCGATAAAATTTCGCTTTACGAGGTACATCCCCTCGGCTCTTCGATTGTAGTTTACCAAGTAATTCCAGAAAGTCCGAATGGACGCCAAAGGACTGGAATATACGCAGAATATATACCTAGCTCGAACCTGTCTTTCGTACAGGAATGTATAA AATACGAGGTGACGTGGTTAACTGAGAAaggtattaaaatgaaaaactgTTTGAAAACACAGCCGACCTGGATGAAAGACAGAAAGCATATGCTGGGTAATTTAACAATGAGCCAAGTATTCCTTCCGGGTACCCACGATTCCGCGTCCTACGACGAAGAAGCGAAGAGAATGAATATAATTTCGAATTTTGCCATAACACAG GATACAGATGTCCTTGGTCAACTGATATACGGTGTACGATACCTCGACATCAGAATAGGACGTTATCCACATACAGACGAAATTTGGTGGACTAACCATGGACCATTCTATCGTTCAGTTCCTTTAAAGACTGTGATTGACCAAGTTAAAACGTTTCTCGACAACACCGAAGAAATTGTGATATTCGACATTCATGAATTTCCTATTG GATTCGATAATATATGGGAACATAGTGAACTGGTGTCGTATTTGGAAAATCAATTTCGGGATTATTACCTGAATCATGACCAGGGATGGAGTACCAGCTTGAACGACATCTGGTCCACAGGAAGGAGATTGATAATCGGTTATGAAAACTCGTGGATGATCCACGATCATGGTACTGTGTGGCCTTGTGTGATACATCAATGGGGTAATGTCAGGACCGTCGAggatttgtataaatatttaaatacaattgAAAGCAACAG AGCGAATAAACTGAGACCAAGGTCAGCGATGGCAGAGTTGACGGCAAATATCAACGCTATTCTGTTTAATCCATTCGGTAGCCTTCGCGATATGGCGTACAAGGTTAATTTGAATGTTACGAATTGGTACAGTACCATTTGGCAGTACAGTGCCAATATTGTAGCAGTGGATTTTGTAAGGGGCAGTGATATCGTTGAGGTTGCTATCAAATCTAATGAGAACCGACATCTGTGTTGTCTATGA